The proteins below are encoded in one region of Brassica napus cultivar Da-Ae chromosome A6, Da-Ae, whole genome shotgun sequence:
- the LOC106347383 gene encoding kinesin-like protein KIN-7C, mitochondrial, which yields MSAPRSQRSSTISPSRPLRSPASAPTKRPVTPSSPAASSTSHLRSSPSPSTSSGTAAAATKLKENITVTIRFRPLSPREVNNGDEIAWYADGDYTIRNEYNPDLCYAFDRVFGPPTTTRRVYDTAAQQVVSGAMSGINGTVFAYGVTSSGKTHTMHGEQRSPGIIPLAVKDVFSIIQETPEREFLLRVSYLEIYNEVINDLLDPTGQNLRIREDSQGTYVEGIKDEVVLSPAHALSLIASGEEHRHVGSNNVNLFSSRSHTMFTLTIESSPHGKGDDGEDVTLSQLHLIDLAGSESSKTEMTGQRRKEGSSINKSLLTLGTVISKLTDTKAAHIPYRDSKLTRLLQSTLSGHGLVSLICTITPASGTSEETHNTLKFAQRCKHVEIKASRNKIMDDKSLIKKYQKEISCLQEELTQLKHGVSVSTSNQEDLADRKLQVKPQLRLEEEEDEAKAALMGRIQRLTKLILVSTKSSLQGKASVKPDHIWRHTFGEEELAYLPDRRRENMADDNARSAVSEHSREPRDGGTSGLDEMTKDRKKNKTRGGMLGWLKLKKSDGVAGTLLTDGNQNSTNGSASSSSKCAQTKSTRRDKAATNKSFPERTVAEDLFSAAVGSGDPSLIATTIADQMDLLHEQTKILVGEVALRTSSLKRLSEQAARNPEDFHIRDQMQKLEDEISEKKNQIRALEQQMIESFGMSHTTDSLGMSQVLSKLTTQLNEKIFEHEIKSADNRILQEQLEITKSEKAEMQETIMLLRQQLDSLAERQSTYTQQQNAADESAGRNTHNRNGDELSEIYSGAGTPTSVMSLNRVFAQEETKDIKNGTTLNSQALEIENLKKENMRLIEEKDELGKLNNKLTEEASYAKELASAAAVELQNLAEEVTRLCNENAKLSK from the exons ATGTCTGCTCCTAGGTCACAGAGATCATCCACGATCTCTCCCTCTCGTCCTCTCAGATCGCCGGCGAGTGCTCCTACGAAACGGCCTGTAACTCCTTCCTCTCCGGCTGCTTCCTCAACTTCACATCTACGTTCTAGCCCGTCTCCGTCTACCTCCTCCGGCACGGCGGCTGCTGCCACGAAACTGAAGGAGAATATCACGGTCACGATTCGTTTCCGTCCTCTCAG TCCTCGAGAGGTGAATAATGGGGATGAGATTGCGTGGTATGCTGATGGAGACTACACGATTCGGAACGAGTACAACCCTGATCTTTGTTATGCCTTTG ATAGAGTGTTTGGTCCACCAACTACAACTCGTCGTGTTTATGATACTGCTGCTCAGCAAGTTGTTAGTGGGGCTATGTCTGGAATAAATG GTACTGTGTTTGCTTATGGAGTTACTAGCAGCGGCAAGACTCACACAATGCAT GGGGAGCAAAGGTCACCTGGAATAATTCCGTTGGCTGTAAAGGATGTTTTCAGCATTATTCAGGAG ACACCAGAACGGGAATTTCTTCTGCGTGTTTCATATCTTGAGATATACAATGAG GTTATTAATGACTTACTAGACCCAACAGGACAGAATCTACGAATACGAGAGGATTCTCAG GGCACATATGTTGAAGGCATTAAAGATGAGGTTGTCTTATCCCCAGCTCATGCTCTATCCCTCATAGCATCTGGTGAAG AACACAGGCATGTTGGTTCAAATAATGTCAATCTTTTTAGCAGTCGGAGCCACACAATGTTCACCTTG ACCATTGAAAGCAGTCCACATGGAAAGGGAGATGATGGAGAAGATGTTACTCTCTCTCAGTTG CACCTCATTGATCTTGCTGGATCTGAAAGTTCTAAAACTGAAATGACTGGACAACGGAGGAAAGAGGGATCTTCCATCAATAAAAGTTTACTCACCCTGGGAACT GTCATATCTAAATTGACAGACACCAAGGCAGCTCATATACCATACAGGGATTCTAAACTTACTCGTCTCTTGCAGTCAACACTTAGTGGTCACGGACTAGTATCA CTTATTTGCACTATAACACCTGCATCCGGTACAAGTGAAGAGACGCACAACACACTGAAATTCGCACAGAGGTGCAAGCATGTTGAAATCAAAGCTTCACGAAATAAG attaTGGATGATAAGTCCCTAATAAAGAAGTATCAGAAAGAAATATCATGTTTACAAGAGGAACTTACGCAATTGAAGCACGGAGTTTCTGTGTCTACGTCTAACCAAGAAGATTTGGCTGATCGAAAACTTCAG GTTAAACCCCAGTTAaggttggaggaggaggaggatgaagcCAAAGCAGCTCTGATGGGAAGAATTCAGCGTTTGACAAAACTAATCTTGGTTTCAACAAAAAGTTCCCTGCAAGGAAAAGCTTCTGTAAAACCTGACCATATATGGAGGCATACTTTTGGAGAGGAAGAG CTAGCTTACTTGCCCGATAGAAGAAGGGAGAACATGGCTGATGATAATGCTAGAAGCGCAGTTTCTGAACATTCCAGGGAGCCAAGAGATGGTGGAACTAGTGGCCTGGATGAGATGACAAAGGACCGGAAAAAGAATAAGACTCGTGGAGGAATGCTTGGCTGGCTAAAACTGAAA AAATCTGATGGTGTGGCTGGGACATTACTGACTGATGGTAACCAGAACTCTACAAATGGatctgcttcttcttcctctaagTGCGCACAAACAAAATCAACCAGGAGAGATAAAGCAGCAACAAACAAGTCTTTTCCAGAAAGAACTGTGGCCGAAGACTTATTCAGTGCAGCTGTTGGATCAGGAGACCCTTCTCTG ATTGCAACTACTATTGCGGATCAAATGGATCTTCTTCACGAGCAAACAAAAATACTAGTTGGGGAAGTAGCATTGCGTACCAGTTCATTGAAAAGGCTTTCTGAACAAGCTGCTCGCAACCCTGAAGATTTCCATATCAGA GATCAAATGCAAAAACTGGAAGATGAAATCAGCGAAAAGAAGAATCAAATACGTGCACTCGAGCAACagatgattgaaagtttcggaaTGAGTCATACCACAGACTCTCTTGGAATGTCCCAG GTTCTGTCAAAGCTCACTACGCAACTAAATGAGAAAATCTTCGAACATGAG ATAAAGTCTGCAGACAATAGGATACTTCAGGAGCAGCTCGAGATAACT AAATCAGAGAAGGCTGAGATGCAGGAGACAATCATGCTGCTAAGGCAACAACTGGATTCATTAGCCGAGAGACAATCAACATATACACAGCAGCAGAACGCAGCAGACGAATCAGCAGGAAGGAATACTCACAACAGAAATGGTGATGAGTTGTCAGAAATCTATTCTGGAGCAGGAACACCGACCAGCGTGATGAGCTTAAATAGAGTTTTTGCTCAGGAAGAGACTAAAGATATCAAAAACGGAACAACCCTCAACTCTCAG GCTTTGGAAATAGAGAatctgaagaaggagaataTGAGACTGATTGAGGAAAAAGATGAGCTTGGAAAACTTAATAACAAACTCACAGAGGAAGCCTCTTATGCTAAAGAATTGGCGTCTGCTGCAGCAGTAGAGCTCCAGaatttggctgaagaagttACTAGACTCTGCAATGAAAATGCGAAACTGAGCAAGTGA